CCACCGAGGCCAGCAGCGCGGCGGCGAAGCAGAACAGTGAGATCATTACCCACTGGCGGCGCTTGCCGCTGCGGTCGCTGAACAGCGAAATGGTATAAATCCCGGCGATGGTGGCGACAAACGGCAGCACCGCCAGCAGGCCAACGCCGGTCATATTTGCCCCGGTCAGGTTGCGCAGTATGGTCGGCAGCCACAGGGTGTAACCGTAATCGCCGGTCTGGTAGAAGAAGTTCAGCAGCACCAGCTTGCGCAGGCCCGGGTTGCGGAATACGTCGATAATGCGCGCTTTGCCGGGGGGCGATTTTTTCTGCCGGGCTGCCCGTTCCTGTGCCAGGGTGGTGACCAGATAGTCGCGCTCGCTATCGGGCAGCCAGCGCGCCTGCTGCGGCCGGTCGGCCACCATCAGCCACCACATCAGCAGCACAGCCCCGGAGAGCACGCCTTCAATAATAAACAGCCAGCGCCAGTCGAACGTGTTGATCAGCAGCCCGGAGAGCGGGGCGGTGACCATGCCGCCCAGCGGCGCAAACATCATCACGCAGGCGTTGGCGCGGCCCAGCTCACGCTCCGGGAACCAGTTGCCGATCATCGTCAGCACCACCGGCAGCATGCCGCCTTCGGAAACGCCGAGAATAAAGCGCAGCGCCAGCAGCTGCCAGTGATTAGTGACGAAACCGGTGGCAATGGACACCACCATCCACGCCGTCAGCGACCAGGCGATAAAGCGTTTGCCGCTGCCGTTCACCGCCGTGCGGCCCCCCGGCACCTGCAGAAACAGGTAGCCGATAAAGAAGATGCCGCTGGCGATGCCGGCCATCTGGCTGGTGATCGCCAGATCCTGCTCCATGCCGCCGGGCAGAGCAAAGCTGATGTTCACGCGATCCATAAACGACACGATGCAGGTAATCAAAATCGGCACAATCACGCGCCACCAGCGCGTTGCGGGTATCTTATTATGCATGTCGGCCCCTCACTTCGGGTTGAGATAAACCGCGCCTGCGTCAGCGGCAGGGGATCTTCCCTGGCCGTGACCTCCCTGCGCGACGGAAATTCAGCTGCTACAGGGGCTTATTAAAGAGGAATTGCAAGATTAAATCGTGACCAGGCTCACGCTGAATCGTGTTAGAAAACTGTGTTACCAACGGCGTGATCGCGGAGGGATAATCGGCGGGTGCGGGTGCGGGTGCGGGTGCGGGTGCGGATGGTGATGGTGCAGATGCAATTGCTGATGCTGGTACGGGGAGAGGCGCGTCTCCCCGCCGTCAGAGCGTGTCGCCGGCGAACAGGCGATAGGGCAGAGTGACCGACTCTTCTGTCGGCAGATTATTGACCCTGCTGATCAAAATCTCAGTCGCCACTTTTCCCATCTCAAAGCGCGGAGTGATAACGCTGGCCAGCTTTGGCCGGGTCAGCTGGCCGATCTCAAGGCCGTGAAAGCCGACAATCGCCATCTGCTGCGGCACGGCGATCCCCTGCTGCCTGCACGCCTGCAGCACGCCAACGGCGAGGTCGTCATTGGTACAGAAAATGGCGTCCATAGCCGGATAACGCTGGCGTGCCAGCGCCATCATGTCATGGCCTGCGGAGACCGACGAGATTTTATGCGGAGTGATTCGCCCGGCGGAGAGGCCCGCCGCTGTCATGGCGTCGCGGTAACCTGCATAGCGTTGTTCGTCACGCAGATCGGCCATTGAGCCAAACCACACCGGCTTGCGGCCGCCGGCAATCAGCCGCTGCGTCATCTCGTAAGCGGCCTGACGGTTATCGAAGCCGACGTTAATCCGCCCGGCGGTGGTTGCCAGCCCCATCACCTCCGCTACCGGCACGCGTGCGCCGCTGAGGTACTTCTCCGCCCGCAGCGTATGCACCGTTTCGGTCAGCAGGATGGCGGCGACGTTGCAGGCCAGCACCGTGGCGATCTGCTCCTCTTCGCGCTGCAGATCGTATTCGTAGTTCATCACCAGCGTCTGCCAGCCTTCGGCGGCGGTAACGGATTCAATGCCCGCCAGCAGGTCGGCAAAAATCTGATTATGAAATGAGGGGATGATCACCCCAATGCGCGGCTGAACCTGGCTTATCACCTGCGGATTGTCGGCATCGCGCTGATAGCCAATCTCCACCATCACGGCGGCAATGCGTGCGGCCGTCTCTTTGCCCACCTTGTGCGGCGTACGCAGATAGCGGCTGACGGTCATTTTGGTCACATCGGCCAGCGATGCGATGTCATCTAAGGTGATACGCGGTAATTTCATGTTGTCCTCCTGCGGTTCATCAGCGGAGCCACGTGCGTCCCTGAACGGCAAAGGGGAAGCCGAACGCTTCCCCCCTGGTATCACTTAGCGCCGTCTGGCGCGGTACAGCACCAGCAGCAGGATCAGCACCACCACTACCGCGCCGCCCGGCAGGATCCACGGCTGCAGCTGCGCCAGCAACGGCGGATGGCCGCCTTTGCGCACCCAGGCCACGTCACCCGCCGTCACTTCACCGGCAGGATTGCCGTAATGCTGGCGAACATAGTTGCTGATGTCCGCCACCTGCTGATCGCTCAGCTTGTCGACGTAAGAGGGCGAGCTGAAGCCGGGCATCAGTACCTCGCCGTCGGCCGTTTTCCGCTGCACGCCAAAAAGAATGGCGGCAATCAGGTTGTTCGGGCTCTGCAGACCGGTGGCGGTGTTGTGGAACAGCGACGGATACGCCTGGTTCTGGCTGCCGGCACCGTCCGGCTGGTGGCAGCTGGCGCAGTTGCCGCTGAACAGCGCCGCGCCGTTAGTCAGGCTGTTACTGGCGGTCGCCGGGTTACGCCCGCGCACGCTGTTCTCCACGTTATCCGCCTGACCCCAGGCGTGAGCCGGGCGCGTGTCGCCCTCGTCGCGCAGCGGAGCCGTGCTCTTCAGATAGGTGGCGATCGCCTGCAGATCGTCGTCCGGCAGGTGCTGCAGACTGTTTTCCACCGCTTCCGCCATGCCGCCCGCCGCCTGATTTTTCCCGGCGGCACGGCCGGTTTTCAGGTACTGCACCAGCTCATCGTCGCGCCAGCCGCCGATACCGCTGATCGGGTCCGAGGTGATATTCGGCGCGTACCAGCTGCCCAGCGGACCACCGGCCAGCGGTAGCGCGCTTTTCTCCTGCATCAGCACGCCGCGCGGCGTATGGCAGGTATTACAGTGCGCCAGGCCGTTGACCAGGTAGTTGCCACGGTTCCACTCGGCGCTCTGCCGGTTGTCGTACTGGTAGCGCGCGCCGTCGGCAAACAGCAGGTTCCAGAACTTCATGCTGAAGCGCAGGCTGAACGGGAACGGCAGGCGGGTCTGCGGGTTTGCCTGCTCTACCGGCTGCACGCCGTGGGTGAAGTAGTAGTAAAGCGCGTGCAGATCCTCGTCGGTCATTTTGCCGTAAGAGGTGTAAGGCATTGCCGGGTAGAGTTGTGCCCCGTCGGCGCGAACGCCGTCACGCACCGCCGCCGAGAACTGCGCTTCGCTGTAGCCGCCAATTCCGCCCTGCGCCGGGGTAATGTTAGTGGCGTAAATCACCCCGATCGGCGAGGCGATGGCATAGCCGCCGGAATAGGGTTTTTTGCTGCCCGGCGCGGTATGGCAGGCCTGGCAGTCAGAGGCGATTGCCACCTGCTCGCCCTGATGCAGCAGCTTCAGATCAACGTCGGCGGCCTGCAGGCCGGCTGCCGGCAGCGCGAAGGCCGCCAGCAGCAGCGCCATCGTCAGCCGCATTTTGCCTGCCTTTCGAACCGGAAAGGTCGCTGCGTCGCGGGCGATGGGTGCGCTGCACGGGGCATTAACGTCCGGTCGGCCACCGCGCCCGGCGGCATCGCGTTGCGGTTGGGTGTTACGCATCAGCTTCATACGTTCCCCCGCAGGCGGCGGGCGATATCTTCCGCGGCCTTCAGACCCAGCGCGGCCATGGTCAGCGTGCTGTTGACCACGCTGGCGGACGGGATCGCCCCGCCGCCCGGCAGCCACAGGTTTTCGTGATCGAAGGTGCGGCAGTTGCCGTCAACCACCGCGTCTTTGCCGCTGCTGCCCATAATGGTGCCGCCCATAATGTGGTTGTTGGCGTTCAGCCCTTTGCTGATGGTGAACTCGCGGGCGTTAAACAGCTGGCCGATATGCTCCAGCTGCGCGTGGGAGGCCTCGGCCCCTTTGCGCACGTAGTCGCCGACGTCGTAGTAAATATCCGGGCAGGCCAGGCCGTGCGGATCTTTGCGGGTTTTGCTTAGCGTCAGGCGATTTTCCGGGTCCGGCAGCGGCTCAAGGCTGATCGACAGATCGACGCTGTGCACAGCGCGATAGCGGATCTCTTCATCCAGCGCTTTTCCGACCAGCCCCTGCGCCAGCGCCTGCTTAGTGGCGGCGACCACGCGGGAGATGTTGTTGAGGATCACCTTGTTGGCCGAGTAGTCGCGGCGGAATTCACCGTCGCGGAAGCCGACCATGCAGCTGCTCTGCGCCGGGCCGCGCCCCAGCCATACCGGCTCTTTGGTCAGGAACGAGCAGTGGAAGCCGGAGTGGTCCATCATATTGCGGCCGACCATATCCGAGCCGTTGGCGATGCCGTTCGGGTTGCCGCCGTTGGCGGCCAGCAGCAGCAGGCGCGGGGTTTCAATACCGTTACAGGCCAGGGCGAAGGCTTTCGCCGTCGCCTTGTGCGACGCGCCGGAGCTGTCCAGCCAGTGCACGGCGGTGACCCGGTTATTGCCGTCGGTATCGATTTTGTGTACCACCGCTTCAGCCAGCACCACCGCGCCACCGCGCTCGGCGCGCTCCACGTGGTGGATGCCGTTATACATCGCACCGATCGGGCAGATCGGCTGGCAGTTGTTGTTGCCGCAGCAGGTCGGCCGCCCTTCCCACGGCCGCGTGCTGCGCCCCTGCGGGATCGGCACCAGGTTGTATCCGTGCGGGTTCACTACGCTGGCAAAGTAGTTATCGCCGTGGGCAAACGGCACCATATCCATCGGATAGGGCTGGCTGCGCTGCGCCGGTGACTGCTTAGCGGGATCGTTCGGACCGGCCACGCCGATCTCATTTTCAGCCTGGCAGTACCAGGGCTCCAGCTCGTCGTAGGCGATCGGCCAGTCGCGACCGACGCCGTATTTTGACTGCATCACAAAGTCGCTGGGATCGTGCCGCCAGCAGGATGCCGCCCAGTGCCAGGTGGTGCCGCCCACGGTACGCAGGTAGCCCTGCTGGAAGCTGCTGGCATTGGGGCCGGTGACGTTAACGTAGTTGTTCGGCGGGAAGTACAGCGGTGCCGGTGCCAGCGGCGACTGCGGATACAGCCCCTGAAAATCTGAACCGGCGCGGTTGGCGAACGGCATATTGCGCCAGTTTTCTACCGCCTGGGCGCGCTCGATGCGTAGCCCGGCTTCCAGCACCAGCACCGAGTAGCCCTGGCTGACCAGCGCGTTGGCCATCATGCCGCCGACGATGCCGGATCCGACGATGACAACGTCTGCGCTGGCATCTCCCTGCTCACTAAAAATGGGTTTCTTCATCTTGGTCTTATTTTTTATGTTGTTGAATTACAGGCTGGCAATCAGGTTGCTGTGTTCATCGGGCAGCGGCTGGGTCCACCAGATCGGGCCATTGCCGCAGTAGGTGGGCACCACCAGGCCATCGCTGACCGGCCGGTACATCAGCGCCTGCTGATAGGCCACCAGCGTGCCGTGATGGTCATCGCCAACGGTGCCGGTGTACC
This portion of the Erwinia sp. E602 genome encodes:
- a CDS encoding cytochrome c, whose translation is MALLLAAFALPAAGLQAADVDLKLLHQGEQVAIASDCQACHTAPGSKKPYSGGYAIASPIGVIYATNITPAQGGIGGYSEAQFSAAVRDGVRADGAQLYPAMPYTSYGKMTDEDLHALYYYFTHGVQPVEQANPQTRLPFPFSLRFSMKFWNLLFADGARYQYDNRQSAEWNRGNYLVNGLAHCNTCHTPRGVLMQEKSALPLAGGPLGSWYAPNITSDPISGIGGWRDDELVQYLKTGRAAGKNQAAGGMAEAVENSLQHLPDDDLQAIATYLKSTAPLRDEGDTRPAHAWGQADNVENSVRGRNPATASNSLTNGAALFSGNCASCHQPDGAGSQNQAYPSLFHNTATGLQSPNNLIAAILFGVQRKTADGEVLMPGFSSPSYVDKLSDQQVADISNYVRQHYGNPAGEVTAGDVAWVRKGGHPPLLAQLQPWILPGGAVVVVLILLLVLYRARRR
- a CDS encoding GMC family oxidoreductase, whose product is MKKPIFSEQGDASADVVIVGSGIVGGMMANALVSQGYSVLVLEAGLRIERAQAVENWRNMPFANRAGSDFQGLYPQSPLAPAPLYFPPNNYVNVTGPNASSFQQGYLRTVGGTTWHWAASCWRHDPSDFVMQSKYGVGRDWPIAYDELEPWYCQAENEIGVAGPNDPAKQSPAQRSQPYPMDMVPFAHGDNYFASVVNPHGYNLVPIPQGRSTRPWEGRPTCCGNNNCQPICPIGAMYNGIHHVERAERGGAVVLAEAVVHKIDTDGNNRVTAVHWLDSSGASHKATAKAFALACNGIETPRLLLLAANGGNPNGIANGSDMVGRNMMDHSGFHCSFLTKEPVWLGRGPAQSSCMVGFRDGEFRRDYSANKVILNNISRVVAATKQALAQGLVGKALDEEIRYRAVHSVDLSISLEPLPDPENRLTLSKTRKDPHGLACPDIYYDVGDYVRKGAEASHAQLEHIGQLFNAREFTISKGLNANNHIMGGTIMGSSGKDAVVDGNCRTFDHENLWLPGGGAIPSASVVNSTLTMAALGLKAAEDIARRLRGNV
- a CDS encoding MFS transporter, which translates into the protein MHNKIPATRWWRVIVPILITCIVSFMDRVNISFALPGGMEQDLAITSQMAGIASGIFFIGYLFLQVPGGRTAVNGSGKRFIAWSLTAWMVVSIATGFVTNHWQLLALRFILGVSEGGMLPVVLTMIGNWFPERELGRANACVMMFAPLGGMVTAPLSGLLINTFDWRWLFIIEGVLSGAVLLMWWLMVADRPQQARWLPDSERDYLVTTLAQERAARQKKSPPGKARIIDVFRNPGLRKLVLLNFFYQTGDYGYTLWLPTILRNLTGANMTGVGLLAVLPFVATIAGIYTISLFSDRSGKRRQWVMISLFCFAAALLASVVLHQHVVAAYIALIVCGFFLKAATSPFWSMPGRLASPELAGSARGVINGLGNLGGFVGPWLVGMVIYLYGQSTAICVLAGSLTIAGLIAATLPRSCDLHDAAAEDAPEPGGLRKV
- a CDS encoding LacI family DNA-binding transcriptional regulator, with the protein product MKLPRITLDDIASLADVTKMTVSRYLRTPHKVGKETAARIAAVMVEIGYQRDADNPQVISQVQPRIGVIIPSFHNQIFADLLAGIESVTAAEGWQTLVMNYEYDLQREEEQIATVLACNVAAILLTETVHTLRAEKYLSGARVPVAEVMGLATTAGRINVGFDNRQAAYEMTQRLIAGGRKPVWFGSMADLRDEQRYAGYRDAMTAAGLSAGRITPHKISSVSAGHDMMALARQRYPAMDAIFCTNDDLAVGVLQACRQQGIAVPQQMAIVGFHGLEIGQLTRPKLASVITPRFEMGKVATEILISRVNNLPTEESVTLPYRLFAGDTL